A single region of the Pontibacter kalidii genome encodes:
- the lysS gene encoding lysine--tRNA ligase — MQLSEQELRRRHEREELEKMGINPYPSETFEVTATAKEIKENFDKEKNNFQEVTLAGRLMSRRIMGKASFAELMDSTGRIQIYVSRDDIAPGENKDLYNTVLKKMLDIGDFIGIKGYAFVTQVGEISVHVTELKVLSKSLRPLPIVKREIDENGNEIVHDGFTDPELRYRQRYVDLIVNPHVRETFKKRTQLVNTMRSFLSEKGYLEVETPILQPIHGGAAARPFKTHHNTLDMTLYLRIANELYLKRLIVGGFDGVFEFAKDFRNEGMSRFHNPEFTVMELYVTYKDYNWMMELVEEMVEKVALALHGTTEVKVGDNVINFARPWKRYTMFEAIEHFTKIDISNMEEADLRQTAEKLGIHTDPTMGKAKLIDEIFGETSEPYLIQPTFITDYPVEMSPLAKKHRSKPGLVERFEAICNGKEICNAFSELNDPIDQRARFEEQLELARRGDVEAMALDEDFLRALEYGMPPTAGLGVGIDRLSMIMTNSQSIQDVLFFPQMKPEKQEKKEEEKK, encoded by the coding sequence ATGCAACTGAGCGAACAGGAACTACGCAGACGCCATGAGCGCGAAGAGCTGGAGAAAATGGGCATCAACCCTTATCCCTCTGAAACATTTGAAGTTACGGCTACGGCCAAGGAGATAAAGGAGAACTTCGATAAGGAGAAGAACAACTTCCAGGAAGTAACGCTTGCCGGTCGCCTGATGAGCCGCCGCATCATGGGTAAAGCTTCGTTTGCCGAGTTGATGGACAGCACCGGGCGCATCCAGATCTACGTTTCCAGAGACGATATTGCCCCCGGCGAGAACAAGGACCTCTATAACACGGTGCTCAAGAAGATGCTCGACATCGGTGACTTTATCGGCATCAAGGGCTATGCCTTTGTAACGCAGGTAGGTGAGATATCGGTACACGTGACCGAGTTGAAGGTGCTTTCCAAGTCACTGCGCCCGCTACCGATCGTGAAGCGCGAGATTGACGAGAACGGCAACGAGATCGTGCACGACGGCTTTACGGACCCCGAGCTGCGCTACCGCCAGCGCTACGTGGACCTGATCGTGAACCCGCACGTGCGCGAGACTTTCAAGAAGCGTACGCAGCTGGTAAACACCATGCGCAGCTTCCTCTCCGAGAAAGGCTACCTGGAGGTGGAAACACCTATCCTGCAGCCTATCCATGGTGGTGCGGCGGCTCGTCCGTTTAAAACGCACCACAACACCCTGGACATGACGCTGTACCTGCGCATTGCCAACGAGTTATACTTAAAGCGCCTGATCGTGGGTGGCTTCGACGGCGTGTTTGAGTTTGCCAAGGACTTCCGCAACGAGGGCATGAGCCGCTTCCACAACCCTGAGTTTACCGTAATGGAGCTCTATGTCACTTACAAGGATTACAACTGGATGATGGAGCTGGTGGAGGAGATGGTGGAGAAAGTAGCCTTGGCCCTGCATGGCACCACAGAAGTGAAAGTAGGCGACAACGTGATTAATTTTGCCCGCCCCTGGAAGCGCTATACCATGTTCGAGGCCATCGAGCACTTCACCAAGATCGATATCTCCAACATGGAAGAGGCGGACCTGCGCCAGACAGCCGAAAAGCTGGGCATCCATACCGACCCAACCATGGGCAAAGCCAAGCTCATAGACGAGATTTTCGGCGAGACCTCGGAGCCCTACCTGATCCAGCCGACCTTCATCACGGATTACCCTGTGGAGATGAGCCCGCTGGCCAAGAAGCACCGCAGCAAGCCAGGTCTGGTGGAGCGTTTTGAGGCGATCTGCAATGGCAAGGAGATCTGCAACGCCTTCTCTGAGCTGAACGACCCGATTGACCAGCGTGCCCGCTTTGAGGAGCAGTTGGAGCTGGCCCGTCGCGGCGATGTGGAGGCTATGGCCCTGGACGAGGACTTCCTGCGCGCCCTGGAGTACGGCATGCCGCCAACAGCCGGTCTGGGTGTGGGTATCGATCGCCTGAGCATGATCATGACCAACTCCCAGTCAATTCAGGATGTGCTGTTCTTCCCGCAGATGAAGCCCGAGAAACAAGAGAAGAAAGAGGAAGAGAAAAAGTAA
- a CDS encoding YtxH domain-containing protein — MRTHMECRSLGENKSNYSTHESVRQIRQHGIEHKAYKGKSSSGGGGALALGLLAGAAAGALAGVLLAPDKGTVMRRKVTDQASKLGSQVNKGYSSTRGKVSDWTSKIKTGKSDSQASGNVKKSPYTDPGKWDDQENRNMTDTARNSPTV, encoded by the coding sequence ATGAGAACTCATATGGAATGCCGATCGCTTGGAGAGAATAAGTCGAATTACAGCACGCATGAGTCTGTGCGCCAGATCAGGCAGCACGGCATCGAACATAAGGCATATAAAGGCAAAAGCAGCAGTGGCGGGGGCGGCGCCCTGGCGTTAGGCTTGCTCGCCGGAGCTGCTGCAGGCGCGCTGGCAGGCGTGCTGCTTGCCCCCGATAAGGGTACTGTGATGCGCAGAAAGGTGACTGACCAGGCTTCTAAGCTGGGCAGCCAGGTAAACAAAGGCTACAGCAGCACCAGAGGCAAAGTCAGTGATTGGACTAGCAAGATAAAGACCGGCAAGTCTGACAGCCAGGCATCGGGCAACGTAAAGAAGAGCCCGTATACCGACCCAGGCAAGTGGGATGACCAGGAGAACCGGAACATGACCGACACCGCCAGGAATTCTCCCACTGTTTAA
- a CDS encoding YtxH domain-containing protein, which yields MKDNSGKVLLAMLAGASAGVIAGLLMAPDTGEVTRTSIKKWAGKMSKDLEKNLQDGLEEIKKMSGDTFGKSSGGDSGNKGGNTGGAGSSGSSATGGSTSGGSSTSGGSSSGGGSSATGNRGGNA from the coding sequence ATGAAAGACAATAGCGGAAAAGTTTTGCTGGCGATGCTGGCTGGTGCCAGTGCAGGTGTGATAGCAGGTTTGCTGATGGCTCCTGACACAGGCGAGGTTACCCGTACCAGCATAAAAAAATGGGCTGGCAAGATGAGCAAAGACCTGGAGAAAAACCTGCAGGACGGCCTTGAGGAAATCAAGAAGATGAGCGGTGACACCTTTGGCAAGTCCTCGGGTGGCGACAGCGGCAACAAAGGTGGCAACACTGGTGGTGCGGGCTCTTCGGGCTCTTCAGCGACAGGCGGATCAACCTCAGGTGGCAGTTCAACATCTGGTGGATCTAGCTCTGGCGGCGGATCATCGGCCACGGGCAACAGAGGCGGCAACGCTTAA
- a CDS encoding YtxH domain-containing protein, which produces MNQINKDSDKILIATLAGIGVGVAAGVLLAPKTGRDAREEVMRQLNRASDEVNSSVKRWTSGLKTKRSHNAGTPPQEDYDLVMHGSWDDVKRQLRQNYDELTEEDLTYEKGQEHELLDRLQTRIGKTRDEIQRMLSDLNFKW; this is translated from the coding sequence ATGAACCAGATCAACAAAGACAGTGATAAGATATTGATTGCCACGCTTGCCGGTATCGGTGTAGGGGTAGCCGCAGGGGTGCTGTTAGCGCCCAAAACAGGCCGCGATGCCAGGGAAGAAGTAATGCGCCAGCTAAACCGCGCCAGCGACGAAGTGAACAGCAGCGTGAAGCGCTGGACGAGTGGGCTTAAAACCAAGCGCAGCCATAACGCCGGAACCCCGCCGCAGGAAGACTACGACCTGGTGATGCACGGCTCTTGGGATGATGTGAAGCGGCAGCTGCGCCAGAACTATGATGAACTTACCGAGGAAGACCTGACGTACGAAAAAGGGCAGGAGCACGAGCTGTTGGACCGCCTGCAAACCCGGATCGGGAAAACAAGAGACGAGATCCAACGCATGCTCTCGGACCTGAACTTTAAGTGGTAA